In Luteipulveratus mongoliensis, the DNA window CCTCACCACCACCATCGATGACGGCGTCGCCCAGGTGCGCCTCAACCGGCCGGACAAGCTGAACGCGCTCACGCTCCCGGCTCTGGACGAGCTGGCCGCGCAGGCTCGTGAGCTGCGACGGGACCGCACCTTGCGCGCGGTGATCCTCAGCGGCGAGGGGCGGTCGTTCTGCGCCGGACTCGACTTCGGCTCGGTCGCCAAGGACGGCCCGGTGCAGGTTGCCCGGCGATTCGTGCCCCGCCCCTGGCTCGGCACCAACCCGTTCCAGGAGGCGGCCTGGGCCTGGCGTCGGCTGCCGGTCCCGGTGATCGCCGTGGTCCAGGGGCACTGCTTCGGCGGTGGGCTGCAGCTCGCGCTCGGCGCGGACTTCCGGTTCACGACGGCCGACGCCGAGTGGTCGGTGCTGGAGGGCAAGTGGGGCCTGATCCCTGA includes these proteins:
- a CDS encoding crotonase/enoyl-CoA hydratase family protein, which codes for MAYLTTTIDDGVAQVRLNRPDKLNALTLPALDELAAQARELRRDRTLRAVILSGEGRSFCAGLDFGSVAKDGPVQVARRFVPRPWLGTNPFQEAAWAWRRLPVPVIAVVQGHCFGGGLQLALGADFRFTTADAEWSVLEGKWGLIPDMSGVRSLAQLVGLDTAKRLTMTAEIISGEEAVRLGLATAVSTDPYADAEALAAQLAQRSPDAVAAAKRLFNSRWSSSPRRTFARERFEQAILLAAPNTAIIRKASAGDGAPRFKRRLIR